A single genomic interval of Spirosoma taeanense harbors:
- a CDS encoding outer membrane beta-barrel family protein, which translates to MKFSFLLCTGSIICLSLSAASAQQPSAAKNGLLQAIGVQPDTTRPGTSTLADSTLLNPTNQSDAQTAPGQSSPAINGLDTPSTATVPQPAPGNAATDDDEATARIGTLSGRLVATQDGKKLPVEFASIGVFRASDSSSVTGGLTDEKGFFSIPNLVPDTYYVLVQSLGYASKQIPRVTIGAANPAVNLGNIVIAQATRQLAEVVVQGQRQAYEYSLDRKIVNVDQLPIAQGGSAVDILQNVPSVTLDVDGTLSLRGSSNVIVLVDGKPSGLTGLDRQAVLDQIPASNIERIEVITNPSSRYDADGAAGIINIILKKERAPGFNGTAQVNIGTRDKYNASVNLNARFKKLNVFGSYNFRADRRFQYRISDRQNLFADSVSYLAQRNDAIRRRVNNNLRLGFDYALSPRDNVSISALYRPEYSYDSEVETFDTQDASRRSLGQTLRLNEEREPERGLDYKAGYRRTFGKEGRELTVDGTLSTNRGMERQDFVNTTTLPENLLTPSFLIGQQRAQNSRNNRIMVLQADFIEPLKRRQRLETGLKYTSRLLGADYVFENLQNGSWVLNTAISNNFIYNERTSAAYVNYGNELKKFSYQVGLRTEHTLINTDQRTTNQQNTRQYIYLFPSAFVNYNLSQAQKLQVNYTRRINRPSVRSLNPFIDLQDPLNIRFGNPLLNPELINSFELSHLWTGKTTALTSSLFYRQTNNEITSYRTLREDGITEQAQLNLNRSQNYGLEIVLEQEITRWWKANGNVTFFQRSIQASADVPGILTRTNRSWTGRLTSTMRPVRGMAIQVAVNYRSPFLIAQGTINSFFNVDIGVKQDVLNGRGTVNLRVSDIFNTLQFRSDTFGPNFQATSLGKRESRIGLIGFSYRLSRQKARSRDDDNERQPDNSTLDPDLN; encoded by the coding sequence AGTGCCCAGCAGCCATCGGCTGCGAAGAATGGTCTGCTCCAGGCAATCGGTGTGCAGCCGGATACAACCCGCCCCGGTACCTCGACACTTGCGGATTCCACCCTACTGAACCCGACGAATCAATCGGATGCTCAGACCGCGCCCGGCCAGTCTTCCCCGGCCATCAACGGCCTCGATACGCCTTCAACCGCTACGGTACCGCAGCCCGCACCCGGCAACGCTGCTACCGATGACGATGAAGCCACTGCGCGGATAGGAACACTCAGCGGGCGGCTGGTCGCTACGCAGGATGGTAAAAAACTCCCCGTCGAGTTTGCCAGCATTGGCGTTTTCCGGGCCAGTGACTCCAGCTCCGTTACGGGCGGTCTGACCGATGAAAAAGGGTTTTTCTCCATTCCCAATCTAGTACCTGATACCTATTACGTCCTGGTTCAGAGCCTTGGGTATGCATCAAAGCAAATACCCCGGGTTACGATTGGGGCGGCTAACCCGGCTGTGAATCTGGGGAACATCGTTATTGCGCAGGCCACCCGGCAGTTGGCGGAAGTTGTTGTGCAGGGCCAGCGGCAGGCCTACGAATACTCGCTCGACCGAAAGATTGTCAACGTCGATCAGTTGCCGATTGCGCAGGGTGGTTCAGCGGTAGATATTCTGCAGAATGTACCGTCTGTTACGCTCGATGTGGATGGTACGCTCAGTCTGCGCGGCAGCAGCAACGTCATCGTTCTGGTAGACGGTAAACCATCGGGCCTGACGGGCCTCGACCGGCAGGCGGTGCTGGATCAGATTCCGGCCAGCAATATTGAGCGCATTGAGGTGATTACGAACCCTTCGTCCCGCTACGACGCCGATGGTGCCGCCGGAATTATTAACATCATTCTGAAGAAAGAACGCGCCCCCGGCTTTAATGGCACGGCTCAGGTTAATATCGGTACGCGCGACAAATACAATGCCTCGGTTAACTTGAACGCCCGGTTTAAAAAACTGAACGTATTCGGCAGTTATAACTTCCGGGCTGACCGGCGGTTTCAGTACCGGATCTCGGACCGCCAGAACTTGTTCGCCGATTCGGTCAGTTACCTGGCCCAACGTAACGATGCCATTCGTCGGCGGGTGAACAACAACCTGCGGCTCGGTTTCGACTACGCACTGTCGCCCCGCGACAACGTCAGCATATCGGCGCTGTACCGGCCTGAATACAGTTATGACTCGGAGGTAGAAACCTTCGATACGCAGGATGCCAGCCGCCGATCGCTGGGGCAAACGCTCCGTTTGAACGAAGAGCGTGAACCTGAACGTGGCCTGGATTATAAAGCCGGCTATCGCCGTACCTTTGGCAAGGAAGGCCGGGAGTTAACGGTCGATGGCACGCTCTCAACCAATCGTGGAATGGAACGGCAGGACTTTGTCAATACCACAACCCTGCCTGAAAACCTGCTGACGCCCAGCTTTCTGATTGGCCAGCAACGTGCACAAAACAGCCGCAACAACCGCATTATGGTGCTCCAGGCCGACTTCATTGAGCCGCTGAAACGCAGACAGCGACTCGAAACAGGGCTTAAATACACGTCGCGTCTGCTGGGTGCCGATTACGTCTTTGAAAACCTGCAGAACGGAAGCTGGGTCCTGAATACAGCAATCAGCAATAACTTTATTTATAATGAACGTACCAGCGCAGCCTATGTCAATTATGGCAACGAACTGAAGAAATTTAGCTACCAGGTAGGCCTGCGGACAGAACACACCCTGATCAACACCGATCAGCGGACAACCAACCAGCAGAATACCCGGCAGTATATTTACCTGTTTCCCAGCGCTTTTGTCAATTACAACCTTAGTCAGGCGCAGAAACTCCAGGTGAATTATACCCGGCGGATTAACCGCCCCTCGGTGCGTTCACTGAACCCGTTTATTGACTTACAGGACCCTCTGAACATTCGTTTTGGTAATCCGCTGCTCAATCCGGAACTGATCAATTCGTTTGAGCTGAGTCATCTCTGGACGGGCAAGACAACCGCTCTAACGTCGTCGCTGTTCTATCGGCAGACCAATAATGAAATTACCAGTTACCGCACCCTGCGCGAAGACGGCATAACGGAGCAAGCCCAGCTAAACCTGAACCGTTCGCAGAATTACGGACTGGAGATTGTGCTGGAGCAGGAAATTACCCGGTGGTGGAAAGCCAATGGCAACGTTACGTTCTTTCAGCGGTCTATTCAGGCCAGCGCCGACGTACCGGGTATTCTGACCCGAACTAACCGTAGCTGGACGGGCCGCCTGACCTCAACAATGCGCCCCGTGCGCGGAATGGCTATTCAGGTTGCCGTCAATTACCGTTCGCCGTTTCTGATTGCACAGGGTACGATTAACAGCTTTTTCAACGTCGATATTGGCGTAAAACAGGACGTGCTGAACGGGCGCGGCACGGTGAACCTGCGGGTGAGCGACATTTTCAACACGCTGCAATTCCGGAGCGATACGTTTGGCCCGAACTTTCAGGCAACCAGCCTGGGCAAGCGTGAAAGCCGGATTGGGCTCATTGGCTTCAGCTACCGCCTGAGTCGCCAGAAAGCCCGCAGCCGCGATGATGACAATGAACGTCAGCCCGATAACTCAACGCTCGATCCGGACCTGAATTAA
- a CDS encoding acyl-CoA carboxylase subunit beta produces MQTETRPDTQPATNTKPTKPQLLAQKNAEAELGGGQKRIDAQHAKGKLTARERIALLVDEGSFEEIGKFVMHRTRDFGLDKEHYLGDGVVTGYGTVEGRLVYVFAQDFTVFGGALSETHAEKICKLMDLAMQNGAPIIGLNDSGGARIQEGVLSLAGYADIFYRNTRASGVIPQLSAIMGPCAGGAVYSPAITDFIFMVEHTSYMFVTGPNVVKTVTHENVTAEELGGASTHSTKSGVTHFACENELACIQQLKKLLSYIPQNCEDEPPMLPYEPAEEGRPTLSTIIPDNPNQPYDMREVIEELVDAGSFLEVHKNFAENIVVGFARIAGRSIGVVGNQPAVLAGVLDIHASTKAARFVRFCDSFNVPLLVLEDVPGFLPGTDQEWNGIITNGAKLLYAFCEATVPRVTVITRKAYGGAYDVMNSKHIGADMNFAWPSAEIAVMGASGAAEIIFKREIAEAEDPQAKLQEKVQEYTEKFANPYRAAHRGYIDEVIMPDQTRQKLIRAFTMLENKVATLPRKKHGNIPL; encoded by the coding sequence ATGCAGACCGAAACCCGTCCGGATACCCAGCCCGCTACCAATACCAAGCCGACTAAGCCGCAGCTACTTGCCCAGAAAAACGCCGAAGCCGAACTGGGCGGGGGCCAAAAACGCATTGACGCCCAGCACGCCAAAGGAAAACTAACGGCTCGTGAACGTATCGCGCTGCTGGTTGATGAGGGCTCTTTTGAAGAAATCGGCAAGTTTGTCATGCACCGCACCCGCGACTTCGGTTTGGACAAAGAGCATTACCTCGGCGACGGCGTCGTGACGGGTTACGGCACGGTCGAGGGACGACTGGTGTATGTGTTTGCGCAGGACTTTACGGTATTCGGGGGTGCTCTGTCGGAGACGCATGCCGAAAAAATCTGCAAGCTGATGGACCTGGCCATGCAGAACGGCGCGCCCATCATTGGTCTGAACGATTCAGGCGGGGCCCGCATTCAGGAAGGGGTTCTGTCGCTGGCGGGTTACGCCGACATTTTTTACCGGAATACGCGGGCTTCGGGCGTAATTCCACAGCTTTCGGCCATCATGGGGCCCTGTGCGGGTGGGGCAGTGTACAGTCCGGCCATCACCGACTTTATTTTCATGGTTGAGCATACGAGCTATATGTTCGTGACGGGTCCCAACGTAGTCAAGACCGTTACGCACGAGAACGTAACGGCTGAGGAACTTGGCGGAGCCAGCACCCATAGCACTAAGTCGGGCGTAACGCACTTCGCCTGCGAAAATGAGCTGGCCTGTATTCAGCAACTCAAAAAACTGCTCAGCTATATCCCGCAGAACTGCGAGGATGAACCGCCGATGCTCCCGTATGAACCGGCGGAGGAAGGTCGCCCGACTCTGAGTACCATAATCCCCGACAATCCGAACCAGCCGTATGATATGCGGGAGGTGATCGAGGAACTAGTGGACGCGGGTTCGTTTCTGGAGGTACACAAAAATTTTGCCGAAAATATTGTCGTTGGCTTTGCCCGCATTGCCGGACGAAGTATCGGCGTGGTAGGTAACCAGCCCGCTGTTCTGGCGGGCGTACTCGACATTCACGCCAGCACCAAAGCCGCCCGGTTTGTGCGGTTCTGCGATAGCTTTAACGTACCCTTGCTGGTGCTGGAAGACGTGCCGGGGTTTCTGCCCGGCACCGACCAGGAATGGAACGGCATCATTACGAACGGGGCGAAGCTGCTATATGCGTTCTGCGAGGCCACGGTACCCCGCGTAACGGTTATCACCCGCAAGGCCTACGGTGGCGCCTACGACGTCATGAATTCCAAGCATATCGGCGCCGACATGAACTTTGCCTGGCCATCGGCCGAGATTGCCGTAATGGGTGCCAGCGGAGCCGCCGAGATCATCTTCAAACGGGAGATTGCTGAGGCTGAAGATCCACAGGCAAAACTGCAGGAGAAAGTGCAGGAGTACACCGAGAAATTTGCCAATCCGTACCGGGCCGCACACCGGGGCTACATCGACGAGGTCATCATGCCCGACCAGACCCGCCAGAAACTCATCCGGGCGTTTACAATGCTGGAAAACAAGGTAGCCACACTGCCTCGAAAAAAGCACGGAAATATTCCGTTATAA
- the porQ gene encoding type IX secretion system protein PorQ, protein MKAFFASLLILITSSVVNAQPFGGQRVFSFLDLPTHARVAALGGQVATATRPDGSYHLNNPALTDSLPDNQLSISLMPYLAAAKYYTLQYGLPIKSRGTWAMGLQYLSYGQFDLTDPAGNLLGTFRADDYALSLSHARTEGNFTLGATIKAVGSAIETYSAFGVLADLGGIWRHPKQELTFGLVAKNVGYLINNFGPTDADLPFDLQAGVTLKPRYAPIRLTLTAHHLQRFDISYNDPNLNVRYDLNGNPIPQTVSIVEKAARHLSVGIEFLISRNVHLLAGYNHQKRQEGKLLTGGGGASISFGASVQAHGFQLTYGRFSAVPTAGGSSQLSLRIDLDRLLN, encoded by the coding sequence TTGAAAGCATTTTTCGCTTCTTTATTGATTCTGATCACCTCCTCGGTAGTGAACGCCCAGCCCTTCGGCGGGCAGCGTGTTTTTTCGTTTCTGGACTTACCAACCCACGCCCGCGTAGCGGCTCTCGGCGGTCAGGTAGCTACGGCAACGCGCCCGGATGGGTCGTACCACCTGAACAACCCCGCCCTTACCGATTCGTTGCCTGACAATCAGCTTTCCATTAGTCTAATGCCGTATCTGGCAGCGGCTAAATATTATACGCTGCAGTATGGCTTGCCGATTAAAAGCCGGGGAACGTGGGCTATGGGTTTGCAGTATCTCAGCTATGGTCAGTTTGACCTGACCGATCCGGCCGGGAATCTGCTCGGCACGTTCCGGGCCGACGACTATGCCCTGAGCCTGAGTCACGCCCGCACGGAGGGCAACTTTACGCTGGGGGCAACAATCAAAGCGGTGGGGTCAGCCATTGAAACTTACTCGGCCTTTGGCGTTCTGGCCGATCTCGGTGGTATCTGGCGGCATCCGAAGCAGGAGCTAACGTTCGGATTAGTCGCCAAAAACGTCGGGTATCTGATCAACAACTTCGGTCCCACCGATGCCGACCTGCCGTTCGATCTGCAGGCGGGGGTTACGCTCAAACCTCGTTACGCCCCTATCCGGCTGACCCTGACGGCTCATCATCTTCAACGGTTCGACATCAGCTATAATGATCCGAATCTCAATGTGCGTTACGATCTGAACGGCAACCCAATTCCGCAAACCGTTAGCATCGTTGAGAAAGCCGCCCGGCACCTGAGCGTCGGCATCGAGTTTCTCATCAGCCGTAACGTGCATCTGCTCGCTGGTTATAACCATCAGAAGCGACAGGAAGGCAAACTCCTGACGGGTGGCGGGGGCGCAAGTATTTCGTTCGGGGCGTCGGTGCAGGCGCATGGGTTTCAGTTAACTTATGGCCGGTTTTCGGCCGTGCCAACGGCGGGCGGTAGCAGTCAGTTGTCGCTGCGGATAGACCTGGATCGGCTGCTCAACTAG
- the hslU gene encoding ATP-dependent protease ATPase subunit HslU codes for MTQLLKDLTPRQIVAELDQYIIGQNDAKRNVAIALRNRWRRMNSAADMQREITPNNILMIGATGVGKTEIARRLAKIADAPFIKVEASKFTEVGYVGRDVESMVRDLVEQAVNMVRAAKKEAVKARAQQMVEDAILDILIPPVKPANGQHLGFENEKLDPDAELNERTRERFREKIRSGEMDDRKIEIDVQQSQTPNIGIMGGAVDDLSMMNLQEMIGGMMPKRGKKRKVTIAEARTILLEEEAAKLIDMDEVKEEAIRKAEDAGIIFIDEIDKVASSRAGGSGGPDVSREGVQRDLLPIVEGSAVNTKYGVIHTDHILFIAAGAFHVSKPSDLIPELQGRFPIRVELQSLSEDDFYQILKEPRNALTKQYEAMLASENVELTFDDDALRELARIAFEVNSEVENIGARRLQTVLSHLMNDFMFDIPDVIGANAHVVVTKELVGEKLNSLVQNRDLSQFIL; via the coding sequence ATGACTCAGTTACTCAAAGACCTTACGCCCCGGCAGATTGTTGCCGAGTTGGATCAATACATAATCGGGCAGAATGATGCCAAACGAAACGTAGCGATTGCGCTCAGAAATCGCTGGCGCCGGATGAACAGCGCAGCCGACATGCAGCGCGAGATTACGCCCAACAACATCCTGATGATCGGCGCAACGGGCGTCGGCAAGACCGAAATCGCCCGACGGCTGGCAAAAATCGCCGATGCGCCCTTCATTAAAGTCGAAGCTTCCAAATTTACGGAAGTCGGTTACGTCGGCCGCGACGTCGAGAGCATGGTGCGCGACCTGGTCGAGCAGGCGGTCAATATGGTGCGGGCGGCCAAGAAAGAAGCCGTCAAGGCGAGGGCGCAGCAGATGGTCGAAGATGCCATTCTGGACATCCTGATTCCGCCCGTCAAGCCCGCCAACGGTCAGCATCTGGGCTTTGAGAACGAAAAGCTGGACCCGGATGCCGAACTGAACGAGCGTACCCGCGAGCGTTTCCGCGAGAAAATTCGCTCCGGCGAAATGGACGACCGCAAGATCGAAATTGATGTTCAGCAGAGCCAGACACCAAACATCGGGATTATGGGCGGAGCCGTCGATGACTTGTCCATGATGAACCTTCAGGAGATGATTGGCGGGATGATGCCCAAACGCGGCAAAAAACGAAAAGTGACCATCGCCGAAGCCCGCACAATCCTGCTGGAAGAAGAAGCCGCCAAGCTCATCGACATGGACGAGGTGAAGGAAGAAGCCATTCGTAAGGCCGAAGACGCCGGGATCATCTTCATCGACGAAATTGACAAGGTAGCCTCCAGCCGCGCCGGTGGCTCAGGCGGGCCAGACGTCAGCCGCGAGGGCGTACAGCGCGACCTGCTGCCGATTGTCGAGGGCAGCGCGGTCAATACCAAGTACGGCGTCATTCATACCGACCACATTCTGTTTATTGCAGCCGGGGCCTTCCACGTCAGCAAACCCAGCGACCTTATCCCGGAGTTGCAGGGTCGTTTCCCAATTCGAGTGGAGCTGCAGAGCCTGTCCGAAGATGATTTTTACCAGATTCTGAAGGAACCGCGTAACGCCCTGACGAAGCAGTACGAGGCCATGCTGGCGTCGGAGAACGTCGAATTAACGTTCGACGACGATGCCCTGCGCGAACTCGCCCGGATTGCATTTGAGGTCAACAGCGAGGTGGAAAACATTGGCGCGCGCCGGTTACAGACCGTCCTGAGCCACCTCATGAACGATTTCATGTTCGACATCCCCGACGTCATCGGCGCGAATGCGCATGTTGTCGTTACGAAGGAGTTGGTCGGTGAAAAGCTGAACAGTCTGGTTCAGAACCGGGATTTAAGCCAGTTCATTCTATAA
- a CDS encoding MFS transporter — protein sequence MMIPELPEYLTQLGGREYVGLIIALFTLTAGVSRPFSGKLTDTVGRVPVMAFGSLVCFICGFLYPYLITVWGFLTLRLIHGFSTGTKPTATSAYVADVVPATRRGEAMGMLGLFTAMGMSLGPAIGSWLADSYSMNVMFWTSSAFALLSIGILLRMPETLVNTQPFRFSLLRLKKNEIFDKQALPPFIVLLLQSFSSGVILTVISTVSSSLGITNKGLFFTVYTVASLAVRLAFSRSSDRHGRVPVLLISTVVLAISMGMLMLTNSTVWFWTAAIFYGMSWGMNSPTVQAWTADLSDEQTRGRAMATMYIALEAGIGIGAVVAGWLLNHVAGKAGLDASFGMAGMLAVVAVIYLVFFQRKTVRQPIAD from the coding sequence ATGATGATTCCCGAATTGCCCGAGTACCTGACGCAACTCGGCGGGCGCGAATACGTCGGCTTAATCATCGCCTTATTTACGTTGACTGCGGGTGTTTCCCGGCCATTCAGCGGCAAACTTACCGATACGGTCGGGCGGGTACCCGTCATGGCCTTCGGCTCACTGGTCTGCTTTATCTGCGGGTTTCTGTATCCGTATCTGATTACGGTCTGGGGTTTTCTGACGCTCCGACTCATTCACGGCTTTTCGACGGGCACCAAGCCTACAGCCACATCGGCTTACGTGGCCGATGTCGTGCCGGCCACGCGCCGGGGCGAAGCCATGGGCATGCTGGGCCTGTTTACAGCCATGGGCATGTCGCTTGGGCCAGCCATTGGCAGCTGGCTTGCCGATTCGTATTCCATGAACGTCATGTTCTGGACCTCGTCGGCCTTTGCCCTGCTGTCGATTGGGATTCTGCTCCGGATGCCTGAAACGCTGGTCAATACGCAGCCTTTCCGGTTTAGTCTGCTGCGGCTGAAAAAGAACGAAATTTTCGACAAGCAGGCTTTGCCGCCTTTCATCGTCCTGCTGCTGCAGTCGTTCTCGTCGGGGGTGATTCTGACCGTTATTTCAACAGTAAGCTCTTCGCTGGGTATTACCAACAAAGGACTCTTTTTTACGGTCTATACGGTTGCCTCGCTGGCCGTGCGGCTGGCCTTCAGCCGTTCGTCCGACCGGCACGGGCGCGTGCCGGTCCTGCTGATCTCAACCGTGGTACTGGCTATTTCGATGGGTATGCTGATGCTGACCAACTCGACAGTCTGGTTCTGGACGGCGGCTATCTTTTACGGGATGTCGTGGGGAATGAACTCACCAACGGTGCAGGCCTGGACCGCCGACCTGAGCGATGAACAGACGCGCGGCCGGGCGATGGCAACCATGTACATTGCCCTCGAAGCCGGTATCGGCATTGGCGCGGTGGTGGCGGGCTGGTTGCTGAATCATGTCGCGGGCAAAGCAGGGCTGGATGCTTCCTTTGGTATGGCGGGCATGCTGGCTGTCGTAGCAGTCATTTACCTGGTCTTCTTCCAACGTAAAACGGTTCGTCAGCCCATAGCCGACTGA
- a CDS encoding sensor histidine kinase: protein MKPFVKNIVLFWRSLPSIRQQTKWHFALLFPWFIPLLTYWVVGPKYLTDGWTFVSSTLLNLSIAGCCLLTLDQLTQKVIRHYPGIGQTWPRVSWLLLVFILVTPFFILGPIALYSYFHLYGYQHDWSTTQLILVVNLGANVLSVGIDESVYSLNQWRENAIEREQLRKVNLQSQFESLKAQVNPHFLFNSLNSLSSLIADEPDKAEQFVDEMAKTYRYLLQTNEGELTTLATELGFIDSYYHLLKTRYRAGIDLTVDVPPHYRQHQLPPLTLQMLLENAVKHNVILAGRPLHISITTTDDGWLQVRNNLQRKTGRVASNQIGLTNIAAKYRLLAQADPIVSDDNGYFTVVLPLLAPLSVAK from the coding sequence ATGAAGCCGTTCGTGAAGAATATAGTCCTCTTCTGGCGAAGTCTGCCCTCGATTCGGCAGCAGACGAAATGGCACTTCGCGTTGCTGTTCCCGTGGTTTATTCCGTTGCTGACGTACTGGGTCGTCGGTCCGAAGTACTTGACGGATGGCTGGACGTTTGTATCGTCTACGTTGCTGAACCTGAGCATTGCGGGTTGCTGCCTGCTGACGCTCGACCAACTGACGCAGAAAGTTATTCGACATTACCCCGGAATTGGGCAGACCTGGCCGCGCGTGAGCTGGCTGTTGCTCGTTTTTATCCTTGTTACCCCGTTCTTCATCCTTGGGCCAATAGCCCTGTACTCGTATTTTCATTTATACGGGTATCAGCATGACTGGAGCACCACCCAGCTGATTCTGGTCGTGAATTTAGGCGCGAACGTGCTGTCGGTAGGGATTGACGAAAGTGTTTATTCGCTCAACCAATGGCGGGAAAACGCCATCGAGCGCGAGCAGTTACGCAAGGTGAATCTGCAAAGCCAGTTCGAAAGTCTGAAAGCGCAGGTAAACCCGCACTTCTTGTTCAATAGCCTGAACTCGCTTTCCTCGCTCATTGCCGACGAACCAGACAAGGCCGAACAGTTTGTGGATGAAATGGCGAAAACGTACCGGTATCTGCTGCAAACCAACGAAGGGGAGCTGACAACGCTGGCAACGGAATTAGGCTTCATTGACTCGTATTATCACCTGCTGAAGACCCGCTACCGGGCGGGTATTGATCTGACGGTTGATGTGCCGCCCCATTACCGCCAGCATCAGTTACCGCCCTTAACCCTCCAAATGCTGCTGGAAAACGCCGTGAAGCATAATGTGATTCTGGCGGGGCGTCCGCTGCACATTTCCATTACCACGACGGACGACGGATGGCTGCAGGTTCGGAATAATCTTCAGCGTAAAACGGGCCGCGTTGCGTCGAACCAGATTGGCCTGACCAATATCGCGGCAAAATACCGGCTGCTGGCGCAGGCTGACCCCATCGTTAGCGACGACAATGGCTATTTTACGGTTGTCCTGCCCCTGCTGGCCCCCCTGAGCGTGGCTAAATAA
- a CDS encoding sensor histidine kinase translates to MSSVRLRRPRFFSKLEWWYHLLMMPVLFPLGNYYFIGLRYFRDPVTFAVGTALVCGLYWLSIVVLTLAVKQVIRWFPDVRQALPRTLVMLAVVGGLTVVLAIFDVWTYSLIPVTGVRFTWAAVQPIWILGFIFDVFLCIALSVFYTYAQWKTYQTENEQLKRTALQHQFDTLKGQLSPHFLFNSLNSLSSLIGDDPARAEQFVDDLSKVYRYLLQAGNHQWISLQAELRFITIYAGLLQTRYGSSLRIEQQVARAYLERSLPPLSLQTLIDNAIKHNVMLTNKPLLITISTTTDGELRVQNNRQQKTIRVETSQSGLANLLAKYRLIGNESVRIEQTDTDFTVTLPLLTGPLPTTIS, encoded by the coding sequence ATGAGTTCAGTACGCCTGAGACGTCCTCGGTTTTTCTCTAAACTGGAGTGGTGGTATCACCTGCTGATGATGCCGGTGCTGTTCCCGCTTGGCAACTACTACTTCATTGGCCTGCGCTACTTTCGCGATCCGGTGACGTTTGCCGTCGGCACAGCGCTGGTGTGTGGCCTGTACTGGCTGTCGATTGTGGTACTGACTCTGGCCGTGAAACAGGTGATCCGCTGGTTTCCCGACGTGCGTCAGGCGCTACCCCGTACGCTGGTCATGCTGGCGGTGGTGGGTGGGTTGACGGTGGTGCTGGCCATTTTCGATGTCTGGACATATAGCCTGATACCGGTAACGGGCGTTCGGTTTACGTGGGCGGCCGTGCAGCCAATCTGGATTCTGGGGTTTATCTTCGATGTGTTTCTGTGCATTGCTCTCAGCGTTTTTTATACGTATGCGCAGTGGAAAACGTACCAGACCGAAAATGAGCAGTTAAAACGAACAGCCTTGCAGCACCAGTTCGACACCCTGAAAGGGCAGTTGAGTCCCCACTTTCTGTTTAACAGCCTGAACTCGCTCTCCTCGCTCATCGGCGACGATCCGGCCCGGGCCGAGCAGTTTGTGGACGATTTGTCGAAGGTATATCGGTATCTGCTGCAGGCAGGTAACCACCAGTGGATTAGTCTGCAGGCCGAATTAAGATTTATAACCATTTATGCCGGTCTGCTCCAGACGCGTTACGGGTCAAGTCTGCGTATCGAGCAGCAGGTGGCAAGGGCTTATCTGGAGCGAAGTTTGCCGCCCCTGAGCCTTCAGACCCTGATTGATAACGCAATCAAGCACAATGTAATGCTGACGAACAAGCCATTGCTGATTACCATTTCGACCACGACCGATGGCGAGCTTCGGGTGCAGAACAACCGGCAGCAGAAAACCATCCGGGTCGAAACCAGCCAGTCGGGGCTGGCGAATCTGCTGGCCAAATACCGGCTGATCGGGAATGAATCAGTGCGGATTGAACAGACCGATACCGACTTTACCGTTACGTTACCTCTGCTGACCGGGCCGCTGCCGACTACCATATCATGA